In Carassius gibelio isolate Cgi1373 ecotype wild population from Czech Republic chromosome B2, carGib1.2-hapl.c, whole genome shotgun sequence, a single genomic region encodes these proteins:
- the LOC127951542 gene encoding odorant receptor 131-2 codes for MTNTSDRMDLAFVLQTGEWISMTSSNLADSNRPLDTIKSFVHFGAFIVTGLFTCLIIATVRNNQELHQNPRYVLLCQHCICLSGFNIMGTVVHALRSLRWPISRITCWILFDLQVVMARGLMITLTLMSISTCLSICMPLRYPVLVQRLYRWVALVACILALINPVVFTVLACARFPWDYVVGLDTECSTALEGTACIASALALLLLLVLLIIISYVVIYLEGRRAGHFTQSNSKGRRTILIHSLQMSLHILPSLIIISRHQEALPIAVSIFILFSFAQSLSPVVFGLRCKELYKDMPQFLPCFWGNCGSCVHTGSIESSSTGTITSAETAASIETNAFTCMATSAPSAITTEHEGEIEVSDFDELTV; via the exons ATGACTAACACCAGTGATCGGATGGATTTGGCTTTCGTGCTTCAAACAGGTGAGTGGATTTCTA TGACCAGCTCCAACCTAGCTGACAGCAATAGGCCTTTGGACACCATAAAATCATTTGTCCACTTTGGAGCTTTCATTGTCACTGGTCTCTTTACCTGCCTCATCATAGCAACAGTGCGGAACAACCAGGAGCTGCATCAGAACCCTCGCTATGTCCTATTGTGTCAGCACTGCATCTGTCTGTCCGGCTTCAACATTATGGGCACAGTTGTACACGCTCTTCGCAGCCTACGTTGGCCAATCTCTCGAATCACCTGTTGGATCCTCTTCGACCTGCAGGTGGTAATGGCACGAGGTTTAATGATCACCCTCACACTGATGTCCATCAGCACTTGTCTGTCCATTTGCATGCCACTCCGCTACCCAGTTCTGGTCCAGCGATTGTACCGCTGGGTCGCTTTGGTGGCTTGCATTCTCGCCTTAATCAACCCCGTAGTGTTCACTGTTCTAGCCTGTGCGCGCTTTCCGTGGGACTATGTGGTTGGGCTGGACACCGAGTGCTCCACGGCTTTGGAGGGCACCGCATGCATCGCCAGCGCTTTAGCATTGCTGTTATTGCTGgtgctgcttattattataaGCTACGTGGTGATTTACCTGGAAGGCAGACGTGCTGGCCATTTCACACAATCCAACAGTAAAGGCCGCCGCACCATTCTCATCCACAGCCTGCAGATGAGTCTGCACATTCTTCCCTCTCTCATCATCATTTCCCGGCATCAGGAGGCGCTCCCCATAGCAGTGTCGATTTTTATCCTCTTCAGTTTTGCACAGTCCCTGAGCCCCGTGGTGTTTGGCCTGCGCTGCAAAGAGCTCTACAAGGATATGCCTCAATTTCTGCCTTGCTTCTGGGGAAACTGTGGCAGCTGTGTTCACACTGGGAGCATAGAGAGCTCCAGCACTGGAACAATAACCAGTGCGGAGACGGCAGCCAGTATAGAGACTAACGCCTTCACCTGTATGGCCACCAGCGCCCCATCTGCCATAACCACAGAGCATGAGGGCGAGATTGAGGTGTCAGACTTTGATGAGTTAACCGTATAA
- the fbxo36b gene encoding F-box only protein 36b: MASLLGETLFEISGQGPAPIKDYFHFAITKSQVIWSWWKISLRSDCRNTPPGQLRESHEDFLEDKRLQNQVRMVFGPHIFQYSQNLCQGHYDYIVRLPNALLFNIMAHLDLEDISVVSRTCRRFKELCNSEDFWEQTVRKHCDTVTPTVEALAEEVGWRTIFFTNKLQLQMQISRRKQKENQPCEDKNQPSPSSVPLE; encoded by the exons ATGGCGAGTTTACTGGGTGAAACTCTGTTTGAGATCAGTGGACAAGGTCCTGCTCCAATAAAGGACTATTTCCACTTTGCAATAACAAAATCTCAG GTAATTTGGAGCTGGTGGAAGATCTCTTTGAGGTCAGACTGCAGGAACACACCACCAGGACAACTGAGAGAATCACATGAAGACTTTTTAGAAGACAAACGTCTGCAAA ATCAAGTGAGAATGGTATTTGGTCCTCACATCTTCCAGTACTCCCAAAATTTATGCCAGGGACACTATGATTATATTGTCCGTCTCCCCAATGCTTTACTTTTCAACATCATGGCACATCTGGACCTTGAAGACATTTCAGTTGTTTCACGCACCTGCCGTAGGTTTAAAGAG CTTTGTAACTCTGAGGATTTCTGGGAGCAGACAGTGAGGAAGCATTGTGACACTGTGACACCAACAGTGGAGGCTTTAGCTGAGGAGGTTGGCTGGAGGACAATTTTCTTTACCAACAAGCTGCAGCTGCAGATGCAGATTAGTCGCCGGAAGCAGAAGGAAAATCAGCCCTGTGAGGATAAAAACCAGCCAAGTCCTTCTTCAGTACCTTTGGAGTAA